The following is a genomic window from Carassius auratus strain Wakin unplaced genomic scaffold, ASM336829v1 scaf_tig00016249, whole genome shotgun sequence.
CAGTCAAGGAGTTATCATGTACACACGCGCTGACCCCTGCACACTGCTCAAGGTCAGATGGATACAGAGATATGACATTACATTAGatcatactgtacatgcattaCTAAGCACAATTTTACTGgtatgaagtctcttatgctcaccaaggattaTTTATGtgatcaacaatacagtaaaaacagcaatattgtgcaatattacaatttaacataagtgtattctattttatgttatgcaaattattcctgtgatgcaaagctgaattttcatcatcattactcatgATGATAACATAAGTCTTTATatagtgtcgcatgatccttcagaaaacattctattatgctgatttgctgaatcAGAaatctatactatactataaatgttgaaaagtttaaaaaagttctgctgctttttttttattatacatttttgtgtaaactgttttAGGATGTTTGAACAGTGTCCTTGTTAAATCAAagaattgctttttaaaaatcaaaaaaatgaagaagaaataaaacattttactcaCCTGAACTattaaatggtagtgtatctaTAGATGTATGTCATATTTACAAATTTTGGGGGGCATTATTAAGTACATGTTATTGTAGGTAGGAACTTAAATTTATGTTGATTTCATCTGGTTTTCTGAACAACATTATTGAAGTAAACCAAATGCAAAATGACATTATGgtacacaatattacatttatacaatattaagtaaaataaataatagttatataattatatatatatatatatatatataaatgtattattgaccTGCCATTGTGGAGCtttctgtgcatttgtgtttgcTCTAGTGAGTGGTTGTGTATTTGTGTTGTTCAGATTGAGGAAGGGCGTCTGTGGTTCCAGATGGACTGTGACAACAGGCTGGACATCCTGGGCATCTCAGGGCGTCCAATCAATGATGGGTCCTGGCACGCCGTGACCCTGGAGCTCACCAGTAACTACACTCTCCTTTCACTGGACGACAGCTATGTAGAGCGCCGGCGTTCCGCGCGGGCCCCTGTCCGCATCTGGCCCCTGGCCGCAGACGATCGCTGTTCTTTGGGGCTCAGGTGTTGCACGGACCAGTGGGCGGAGGCGGTCAGAGGCCCCCACGGGCACAAGAAGGCTTCCAGGGGTGCCTGGGGTCCATCATGCTCAATGGGAATGAACTCCCTCTTCAGAATAAGATGAGCCGGTATGCAGAGGTAGCTGGGCTTAGTGATGTGAAGCTGGGATGTGTATTATACCCTGAATCCGTGCCTCGGAGGACCATGCCAGAATGGAGCTTCTTGTACAAAGctgccctctggtggtgagaAATGAATACACCAATACATAAATAACAGTCAAATGTTCAGATTTGAGTCCTTAGGTCTGTATTAGCTCCGTTTAAGAAGTCTTATTTCTCTTTGAACTTGTCCCCAGACTTCTCATGCAGCTGCCTGCCACAGTTCACGGGGTCCCGCTGTGAGATGGAGGTGACGTCCTGTGTGCCCTCACCTTGTCAAAATGGGGGTGATTGTAAGGCTGTGGGAACACCTTCCTCTGCGGTTGCCTCAAAGGCTTTACGGGACTCATGtgagacattttatttcattatatactACTCGTAGGATTTACCATGATCTTGCATACATTTCAGACCTTTAAGATGTCAGACCGCAGACAGTTTGGTAGTAACTGAGACAAATGATAACACATAAGACATCAAGTAAAAATGCCAATTTCTCTAGAAGGACTACACAGTACACTGAAAAAACAGTAGATactattattttagtaattttcctgtgaaaaaaatttatcaaataaatgtatgtaatatattgtatgtaatattactgtaatataaaaccaattattttgaaaataacttAGCTCAAAAATAATTAGCTCACAGACATTCAATTTGGTAACTTATACATATTTCCATATGTTTAGATGtatattaatacatacatattatttaatatattataaaaataatatattcttattttatctcttttttttcttttttttttaattgctttgagTTTTAAGTCCTTAGATATGGTATTTATGTTTAtcttaacaaaagcaaaacattttaagaagccttttttttttcttctcgatCCAGTGgtttaacataatatatatatatatattttttttttttctgaaatctgtTTGGTAAGGCCATCCTGCATTTAAACAGAATTGGTAACCAGCAGCTTATTTTAATTGCACTCTCTGTGAAAGTCATTACACTTAGCGTTCACCTGCTGTTTTCCATCTCAGACCTTGATTGTTTAACTGCTGGTtgaatacatacagtacatgacgCTGTAAAATTGATTTGTTGTTTGCTTGTGTTATAAGaccttattaaataaataacagattttAGAGCAGTCCATCAAAAATCCCATCAAGGCTtttctaatatatacatatatatttacaatgcAGTTTATTCGGTTAACCAGTCATTCAGTTATTTCTCCACTAGAGGATGCTGTTGTTTCTTTTTAGAGGCAAATCTAAACCTATACTTAACTGACTGAGAAAACTGGATACTGGGACCTGTGCCCTTTTCCTCTCTGTCCTTTTATGTATCTGGGAGAAAGTATTGAAAATCGAATTGCTTTATATAACTACTATATAACTACTTTCTCTGCCTTACCAGCAGTGCCATTATGTTACGCAATACAAACAACCCTCTCATTATGCTCTCTTATGCTCGCTTGAGAGATTTGTTGAACTTTCTCATACTCAAGAGTACACATAAAGAGCTCTCTGAGCAAACAGATCATCACATATTTGCTGTGTGCAGCACTGAGTGGAGTTTaactaaatgtgaaaatatcatAATAAGAATCATAAGGCAACAAGAatcctctttctctctgcttcTGAGAACTAATTAGTTAATGAAAGAAACACTAAGTCTGTGTTCAGAATAAACAATATTCTTATTATTCATGCAGTTACAAAATgtgcatattggaatgattttttttaaggatcatgtgacactggaatgggagtaatgactgctgaaaattcagcttcacatgaataaaaaaaaaaacagttaaattaaatactaataatatttaacaatggtacagttttactgtttttgattgttgttttgttttgtttttcttgacaaataaatgcaaccacAGTGGGCATAACAGAATaatttcaaaaacacacaaaaagcttactctccccaaacttttgaacaatagtgtagaTACCTAGATGACCTGCTGCATTTGCCAGAAAGAGCTGTATTCACTTCCTGTGTCTGAAAATGTGTACTGTCAAAGAAGGTTCTACATCTGATGAAGAATTTAAGTACACTaaaaagtatatgtgtgtgtgagtaatatGATTCAATCTGGTTATACTTCATCTGGCATGTTGGCATTGTCGTGTGATCACAGTTTTACAGTtcttaatatatcaaaacttcatttttttattagaaatatgcattgctaaggtcttaatttggacaactttaaaggcgattttctcaatatttagatttttttgcaccttcagattccacattttcaaatagttggtatactgtacagtatatagtaAACAGCTAGTATTTCATTCCCAAAAGTTTGACACAATCCTTCTGTCCACAGATGCGATGAGGATGTGAACGAGTGTGAGAGGGAGGAGTGTGAGAAACGGAGGGGCGTGTGTGAACACATTCGGAGCCTTCTACTGTAACTGCACCATGGGTTTCGAGGGTCAATTCTGTGGCCAGACTTCTCTGGACGGCCCAGACACTCAGGCTGAGGCCCTGTCGTACGTTGGACCGGGAGAGATCATCGGCATCGGCGTGTTGCTCTTTGTGGTGTTGGTCCTGCTTACCCTGCTGGCTGCATTCCGCAAAAAAATCCTCCGGAAGGACTGGAGCCGTGGGGAGGCAGTGGGAATCTCCACAGAGACCAACTACATGCTGCATAAGACAGGCATGGGAGCCGAGGGCATCGAATTCAAAGCTGTACGGGTCAGCGGCGAGTGTCGCGCCAGCCTCTACCAGAATGACAGCGCAGGAGGGCCGCCGCAGGTCATGGTGCGGCCCACAGCTTACACGCTTCCCCACTGCCAGGGAATCCCTCGAGGGGAAACGGAAAAGACGGAGGGAGGGCTGGCCACCCTCTCCTGCCCTCCGCAGATGAGCACCTTCCAGGCGGATCCACCACACATCCTCGGGATGACGCGGAGAGGTGTGGCCGTCTGCAGCGTGGCACCCAATCTTCCCCTGTCTTTGTCCCCGAACTCGTCCGAACGCAGCCCTATCCGCAAACCTCCGTGGGAAGAGGACGACGACGAGGACAGTGCTATGGAGCATCAAGTCCAAGTTCTGGAGTGGGAAGACAGGGGTTATCAGGCGGACAGAGAGGAAGCGTACAGAGCCGAGGGTAATGATTTGGCAAAACGGCAGTACGTCAGCATGACTCCATAACTCCCCGTGGTCAATTAAATGCCAGTCTTTGTGTGGATGAGATTATACATATGCACCACAGTCTCCGTTTGGAAAATCCATCTTACAATAATGTGTGATAGAGTGTAATTACCTTAGAGATAACGCAAGGGTTTCACACAAAAGGAGAAAGCATTTAGAGTGAATCCTCAAGATTCAAACCGAAACATCCATCCATATTGTGATAAACACTATGCATAATGCGTTAATCgcaataatgtatattaaaaaaatcggTTTTAATCTAATCTCCCTTCAAAATGAGtttctttttaatgatttcatattcAGCATTCTTGTGTTTTTTCATATCTTGAAAATTGACCAGGGACTCAAAACTTGTTTCACAACAACTATCTTAGCACGAAATAGGCCAACAGGAGCCTTTTTCCTTATAAAATACAGCAGCTAGTGCATAAGGTATGTGAGGGTGATTTCACTTCCGCTTGTGGAAATGCATTACCTATGTAATGTAAGTTTTCTCTTCGATTTGTGTTCTCAAGGGGATGACCTGGGTCTTGTTAGTGTTTTCTTCAAGCAGAAACTCATTTGTCATGGACTAGTTGTTAGCTTTGGCAGTGTGTAGTCTGGGATAAATATAGGACGGATATTATTGCTCTTTCACTTTAGCagatttgaaagatttttttgcTGTAGAGAGTATTAAGCTGTAAATgcggttttgtttgtgtatgtgcgtGTCTGGTTTTTGGATATTAAATGTCTGTTTAGTGAATGCAAATGGGCCAGTAGTACAGACTCAACATGGCAGTATTTTTAAtggcttaaaaatatttttcagtgatgaaaaataataagaaatgcttcttgaacaGACACCGTCACAACTTTCAAGCTGGCCCTGAACCATCCCTATTGTTGAGCCCTGCTGTGTGTACTGCATAGAGTGATTGTATACTGTGAATGCATAGCACAGCTGCATGCATTTGCATGTGTGTGGCTCTGTGTAAGATTCTGCTATTGTATTCTTCTGCAGAAGCTGGAAATGCACCAGAAGCGGTCACCTGCTTCTCTGACAGCAGCACGAGCGAGGCACGCTCCCTCAGGTCCTTCCAGTCCGATTCCTGCGACGACAACTGTGAGAAACATGCATTGCAATACCCAAAGTCCTTAACATATCCTCCAAACAACCTCTTTAATGTTTAACTATGGAAAAGTTTAGAAATGGTTTTTAaggtggattttttttaatgcatcatatTCTGTCATGTTTTAACCATTACTGTAATCATACATAAACATTTCCCAATCCCATATGATCCCAGAACAATCATTAGGCCAAGACTGCAATTTTTGAATAAACCACAGAGCAATTAGATAAGATACTGAATGAACGCTATGCGTTGATGTTTTCTCACTTCGTGTTAAGCCTGGTCTCTTTGCACTCATTAGCTGTTTGTATGAGTCTGCCTTGAAAAGCTTAATAGTGCTGGCAGTTGATTAAAAGAACTGtatacactaccggtcaaaagtttgggatcagtaagacttgtaatgtttttaaagaagtctcttatgctcatcaaggctgctttTTTGGATCAAAAACCTTTTAATATAaccttttaaatttatttatgtgatgcaaagcttttTGCATGTTcccaaaaaatataaagcagcacaacagtttccggCATTGataataaattagcatattagaatgatctccaagggatcatgtgacactgaagactggagtaatgatgctgaaaattcagctttgcatcacaggaataaattaaaatttcatgtatattaaaatagaatgagCTTTTTGATCCCAAAcgtttgaccagtagtgtatatcactttctgtgtataaataaccactatataaaattaataacagATGGTTTTCAATGACTAACAGGAACAGTGTGAAGTTTATCATTTAGTCTGGTTTGATTCACTCATGCAAAAACAGCAGTAAACCACTTTCCAACAAAAAGCATCTGTACATGAGACAGATCACAGGTTGTGCCATCCAATTTAAGATTCTTATGTTTCGTGAGGTTAGTATAtaatttttatgatgttttttagcTCTAAAAACAGCAGTATCTCTCTTGTGATTGATGGACAGAAGTCCAGTTGTTTCTCATTAATTAAATATGACAGTGACGCATGTTAAGGGGTGAGTCTAGGGGAGATCGTAACCTCACCATTCTTCTGATTTCAAATCCAACATTTTGGaagaatataaaagaaaaatagtttcTGTAGAGTAATGTGTAAATATTAAGACCGTTTGTTTCTCCATTTAATAACCCCTTTAATGGCATCTTATGCCTAAATTGCAAGTtcttagattttttaaaaattattaacaattacagaacattattaaaaaccatgattaaaaaacaaaaatttaagagatcataaaatattaaatccataaactaataacaataaaacatttagccgttaatatttcaaaataaatgcataaataataataatgaaaaataaataaaaaaatagcacaaAAGAACAAGTCTTCTGGACTAGAGCCATATGATAGTTTTGAGTGCTGGATAGAGTCCAATTAACTCCAATTTGAGTCACTTCCTGCTTTTATATACTAAAAAGATCTGATTAAAAACATGCAACAAAATCACagtaaaatatactgtacataaactcTCACGCACCAGCTGTATTATAATAACCTAATCTCCTAATTAAGATTACTTACATTGTCTGATCTTTCCAAAAGGAAATCATGAGGATTAGTAATAACCCTACACTGCTTTAACAAAGTGTCAGCCGAAATAGGTCAGAGCAGTAATTGCAATCCATCTGCCTTTGATATGCTCTCCAAACGCCATTGCTATCTTGACTCAGTAGTGTAGTATCACTTCGGCTGTACAAAAGAGATGCCAGACTGACACATCAGAAGTCCACTTGCTTCTGTTTAGCAGATTTCATAATGCTGGAAGGATTACAGATGGGTCATAGTGATTTATATAACTGCTTGTGCAAGGTTTTCATCGAGTATTTGATGTTTGTTTGAAGTGTTTGATCATTGATTCAATTGTTGCCTGACATTTTACTGTTGGTTATGCCCTAGCCTCCATAGTGACGGTCATACGACAGGTGAACAATGCAGTGGACACCATTGAAAATGAAGGTATGAGGCAATTTCTATTACATCACTCGTAAATGCACAACAAAATCAAAATTAGAATTGTGCAGCGTTTACTAATAGTAAAAGCATAGTGTACTGCTAAATGTAAGAATAAACTATGAACTTTCTCTTAGTAATTTGCCCAgtattttcctttctttctttctttctttctttctttctttctttctttctttctttctttctttctttctttctttcttacttactttctttctttctttctttctttctttctttctttcttcttactTTTCTGCATTATCtctctatcatccatccatctttctttctttcttttctgcattatctctctatcatccatccatctttctttctttctttcttttctgcattatctctctatcatccatccatctttctttcttcttttctgcaTTATCTCTCaatcatccatcaatccatctttctttctttcttttttctttctttctttcttttctgcattATCTCTCtatcatccatcaatccatctttctttcttttttttttctttctttctttctttttctgcattatctatctatctatctatctatctatctatctatctatctatctatctatcacaaatattatttaattttctgcattatttctttctatctgtttgtttgtttgtttgtttcttatttatttatttatttatttatttttaataacattattctttattttctgcattattattatcattattaacacATCTTTGGGTCTGtctctcttttattatttttaaatgttgaaattattatCAACTTtaaattgttcattcatgttactGGTGTTGACGAATGtcaacaaatgaaaccttattgttaACTGTTTCCAAATATTCTattcttagttttattttatttttattaaaaataaaaaaaagtataataattttagaaatatTGTCATGTCTAGtgtattatttagaaatattgtaggcataattgcaaaataaacccaATAAGTCATCAGGACAACGATGCAAAGCAGAACTTTCCTGCTTATTAGATAGCTTCtaggtaaatgaataaataaatggatgtgaaatattgatttggGGTGAAAGTGTTTTATTGTGTCAGAAGAAAGAAAGGTATAGATCGAGACATCCGGCACTGCAAGGAAATCGGTTGCCTGGATACAACAGTCAATTACACCATTTAGCATCATTATAGAAGAAAAACTGACCATAGCATGCTGCAACTGACAGAATGAAATATAGAGCTGTAGAGTCAGGTAGAGTGccatttagtaatattttatagTGTTATTCAGTTTAAATGTTAGAGGAAACATGAAAAGATGAAGGTGAAATCCCAGAGCGCAGGAACTGAAGTGTCCATTCATGCAGGAGTTCAGTCCACGCTGGACAAAGTAGGATTAGAGTCCTTAATTAAACTGCACAACTCTAGACATGAATAAAACCAGGGTTTAGATTTGCTCTTTAATCAATCACATAATCCAGTTGCATTGAAAACCCTGAACTATTTAAGTAGCGTTTAGTTAGTGAAGAACAGCATCCCTGTCCGTGGCTTAGCTGCAGTGACCTGTTTTTGAGGCGCACCAGAGCCAGTCTCTAATTAAACCTGCTCTAGACCAAAGCTGTTTCCAATCAGTGCGAAAAACAAGCTGTTTGCTTGAAAGTCTCACACGCTATGGTAATTCCTGCTGTCTGAGGAGTTCCGGCTCCACCTTCTTTCTCAGAGGTCTGGATGAAAGTGGACTGTTTTTGTTGGTTATGCTAAACAGCACAATGTGATTTATCCAAgtaggacatgttcctggatcaacaactTTTTGGGGTCTTGGACAAGCATTCTTAAACTTTAAAATGGGTAAACTTTCAGTTGTTGccttgagaaaatatttttgttgttaatcATTTCTATGTATTATCTTATTCTTTACTATTGTATTAATGGCTATTTCTAAATAACTTTCTTGTAACCTAATGTACTAAGGTTGATTTAAGTTAtaatttgtatgtgtatatgtattttaaatgtacacatttaatacaatttatatcttacaaatatattagaaatatttgaataataaatttaaaatatttattaattttaaatataactttataattatatcataaatattatagaaatataaattagctaatattttattaagttaatttgaatttatattgaatacagtttatatcttacaaatatatttcaaatagtatttgaataataaatgtaaatattgattaatttcaaataaaaaacgttataactatattataaatattatataaatataataaatgtaaatatattttatattaattaaatatcaattagctaatatttttcttataaattaaattgagaaaaatacattttatttaatttatgaattGTCTCTTAATATACTGTTTATTCTATTTATTGCTATTATATTCATTACAATTTCTAAATAACTGGTGTAACTTAATGTAGTCAGGTTGATTTGatttaaagttatataaaaaatatatatatatataatctgaatgtgtttttaaatgtataaatgtaataaaaatttatattttactactAGGAATATTTTAAATCGtattttgatataattaaaaaaatatattaatattttttaactaatcaaatagtaattatttatttttaatgaaatgaagcattttaattctaattattttCTCTAATTAAAATGTTCACATTCTCAACTGTTACTTTGTTATATTTcagttgttaaatatttatttatttaatatttatttaataatatttccattattaatatttcattaaaacaatataattaatataaacaacatatgtaTTTTAAATCCATACACTTAATGCATTTTATCCtccaaatgcattttaataaataataattaattagttatttttttaaattctaattaacATTTGTAATTTACCTAATTACTATTAAATGCTTATACGTTGTGTACTGCTAAAATCTGATGAAACATGTTTATAAAAAACAAGGATGTTGATTAGGTCACATAAAACAAGCTAAACATAAGCATAAGTGATATATGATGTGTTTTCCTCTTCTCCTAACAGTTGCAGGTCTGGGCGATGTGCAGCCTCACAGTACCACCTGTGAGTCCTCTTTATGTTTGGTTTATTGTcccattttactttaatttctgttCCTCTTTTTCACTTGGTCAGACATATTTCTAAACCTTTACATGCATCGCATATTAAAACATTCCATCtttaatatttcatcaagcaagAATAGGTTGATTGTtctgactgttttgtttttgatttggcTCTTGATTATTTGTTTTCCATCTCATAACTCATTAAAACGCTCCCCctgaaacattttccattttatgTCTCTACACAGCAAGCCCACACCTCCACTGTGAGGATGAGATATGCATGGAATTCATCAAAGAGTATTTTTTGAATTGTAAGACTTTATATCTTCATTAACTCTACTAAACTAGAGATCTTGTCTATTTCAATATCAAGGTCCCATGACAGTTGTATTTTCTACTCGAAACAAATTCAAGAAAGCAATTCACAGAAAGTGAAGTTTGAAAATAAGTGTGTataataactgaataaataagctttccattaaagtaagttttatcaggataatacaatattttacaatatttggcCAATATACAACTAcatgtatttgaaaatctggaatatgagggtgcaaaaaataataataatattgagaaaatcacctttaaagttgtccatatGAAGTTCTTGTTTGTCACTAAACAGAAATTAAGTTtggatatatttacggtagaaaatttacaaaatatcttcatggaacatgatctttgcttaatatcctaattttttttggtattaaagaaaaatctataatattgacccataataatgtataataataataatgtctattgctacaaatatactttgCTACTTATGAtagattttgtggtccaggatcacaaataataataataataataataaataaaaatagctaataataatgaataaataaataaaaatagctaataataataataatacaataataatagttaaataaaattcaataaagatatagtattaaaaaaacaacaacaacacaagtACAAGTTAAGCAGAAAAaaacttttcaacattgatgtttcttgagcactaaatctgcatattagaatgatttctgaagggtaaTGTAATGCTgaagactaataataataaatatataaagtcataCATAAACTCTTTTACACATGACATATATCAATAAATCCGCATGTAATGAAAGTTGCATATGCTCAGGCACTTTTTTAATACTCCGCATGTATTTTCCAGCCTATCAATGGCAAACCTCGGAGTGGTTTGACACGTGTCTTCCAGGACTGGAATCACCACCTCGAGACCAGACCCCTACACCACCTCCTCCACCCCTTCCTGCTCCTCCACCTCCCCTGACCCCTACACGGCTGGGCGGCAGCGTGCGGTTGGATGGCAGCACTCTATTGCTGCAGACTGGCTACCCATTACGACGATACCAGGGCCAGAGAGATTTCCACACGTCCCTAACGCTGGACGACAACAGCTCGCCTGTATATGAAGAATACCGTCACCCGGATCACTACGACCACGCCTCTACTGTTCACCCGCTGGATTTTAGTGAGGGCCAATCCAGACCCGACTATCATCACTCCAGCCAGTACCTGCTCTCTCACCCCCCTCTACTGGCCTGGGAGGAGCGCCCGCGTGTCTGGGAGGACACACACCCCTTCGGCAGCCAGCAGGAGATCGACAGACTAGGCAGGATTTCACTTCGGGCCCAACGCCTGCGTAGTCAGAGCCCAAAGAC
Proteins encoded in this region:
- the LOC113075019 gene encoding protocadherin Fat 3-like, which codes for MGFEGQFCGQTSLDGPDTQAEALSYVGPGEIIGIGVLLFVVLVLLTLLAAFRKKILRKDWSRGEAVGISTETNYMLHKTGMGAEGIEFKAVRVSGECRASLYQNDSAGGPPQVMVRPTAYTLPHCQGIPRGETEKTEGGLATLSCPPQMSTFQADPPHILGMTRRGVAVCSVAPNLPLSLSPNSSERSPIRKPPWEEDDDEDSAMEHQVQVLEWEDRGYQADREEAYRAEEAGNAPEAVTCFSDSSTSEARSLRSFQSDSCDDNSSIVTVIRQVNNAVDTIENEVAGLGDVQPHSTTSSPHLHCEDEICMEFIKEYFLNSYQWQTSEWFDTCLPGLESPPRDQTPTPPPPPLPAPPPPLTPTRLGGSVRLDGSTLLLQTGYPLRRYQGQRDFHTSLTLDDNSSPVYEEYRHPDHYDHASTVHPLDFSEGQSRPDYHHSSQYLLSHPPLLAWEERPRVWEDTHPFGSQQEIDRLGRISLRAQRLRSQSPKTSLSGMREYY